The Mycobacterium paragordonae genome includes a region encoding these proteins:
- the pntB gene encoding Re/Si-specific NAD(P)(+) transhydrogenase subunit beta, with translation MFTIETAAKAAYVVAALLFILALAGLSKHETSRAGNTFGIFGMAVALAATIALAINGHIESLGVALLAGAVAVGAAIGLWRARVVEMTGMPELIALLHSFVGLAAVLVGWNGYLFVEHNPGGAEAATLRAEGLGGIHSAEVVIGVFIGAVTFTGSIVANLKLSARIKSAPMMLPGKNFLNVGALVLFGALTVWFVINPTIWLLAAVTALALLLGWHLVASIGGGDMPVVVSMLNSYSGWAAAASGFLLSNDLLIITGALVGSSGAYLSYIMCKAMNRSFISVIAGGFGIEAGPAEDKDYGEHREVTAEGAAELLGSADSVIITPGYGMAVAQAQNAVAELTRKLRARGVNVRFGIHPVAGRLPGHMNVLLAEAKVPYDIVLEMDEINDDFSDTAVVLVIGANDTVNPAAAEDPSSPIAGMPVLTVWDADNVVVFKRSMASGYAGVQNPLFFRENTAMLFGDARDRVEAILAAL, from the coding sequence TTGTTCACGATAGAAACCGCCGCCAAAGCGGCATACGTCGTCGCGGCCCTGCTGTTCATCCTGGCGCTCGCCGGGCTGTCCAAGCACGAAACGTCGCGGGCCGGAAACACGTTCGGCATCTTCGGCATGGCCGTAGCACTGGCCGCCACCATCGCCCTGGCGATTAACGGACACATCGAGTCGCTGGGAGTGGCGCTGCTGGCCGGTGCCGTCGCGGTAGGCGCGGCAATTGGTCTGTGGCGCGCCCGGGTGGTCGAGATGACCGGCATGCCCGAACTGATCGCATTGCTGCACTCGTTCGTCGGTTTGGCCGCCGTGCTGGTCGGCTGGAACGGCTACCTGTTCGTGGAGCACAACCCTGGTGGCGCCGAGGCGGCCACCCTGCGCGCGGAGGGCCTGGGCGGCATCCACTCGGCCGAGGTCGTCATCGGCGTCTTCATCGGTGCCGTGACCTTCACCGGCTCGATCGTGGCGAACCTCAAACTCTCGGCGCGAATCAAGTCGGCGCCGATGATGCTTCCGGGCAAGAACTTCCTGAACGTCGGCGCGCTGGTGCTGTTCGGCGCCCTCACGGTGTGGTTCGTGATCAACCCGACGATCTGGCTTCTCGCCGCCGTCACCGCGCTCGCCCTGCTGCTCGGGTGGCACCTGGTCGCGTCCATCGGCGGCGGCGACATGCCCGTTGTCGTGTCGATGCTTAACAGCTATTCGGGATGGGCCGCGGCCGCATCCGGCTTCCTGCTCAGCAACGACCTGCTGATCATTACCGGTGCCCTGGTCGGATCTTCCGGTGCGTACCTGTCCTACATCATGTGCAAGGCGATGAACCGCTCGTTCATCTCCGTGATCGCCGGCGGCTTCGGCATCGAGGCGGGTCCGGCCGAGGACAAGGACTACGGCGAGCACCGGGAGGTCACCGCCGAAGGAGCCGCCGAACTGCTCGGCTCGGCCGACTCGGTGATCATCACGCCGGGATACGGGATGGCTGTCGCGCAGGCCCAGAACGCCGTCGCCGAGCTGACCCGCAAACTGCGTGCCCGCGGCGTCAACGTCAGGTTCGGCATCCACCCGGTCGCGGGACGCCTGCCCGGCCACATGAACGTGCTGCTGGCCGAGGCGAAGGTGCCCTACGACATCGTGCTGGAAATGGACGAGATCAACGACGACTTCTCCGACACCGCCGTCGTCCTGGTCATCGGCGCCAACGACACCGTCAACCCGGCGGCCGCCGAAGACCCGAGCAGCCCCATCGCCGGTATGCCGGTGCTGACCGTCTGGGACGCCGACAACGTGGTCGTGTTCAAACGTTCGATGGCCTCCGGCTACGCCGGCGTGCAGAACCCGCTGTTCTTCCGGGAGAACACCGCGATGCTGTTCGGCGACGCGCGCGACCGGGTCGAGGCGATCCTCGCGGCGCTCTAG
- a CDS encoding PecA family PE domain-processing aspartic protease has translation MSFLAVAPDWVTSAAADLENIGSALAAANAAAALPTTGVAAAAADEVSTAIASLFAGFGQEYQAINTQLSAFQQQFVLLLGGSAGSYATAEATAASVLDPVFGIINTPTQLLLGRPLIGDGAAGTAASPNGGAGGLLWGNGGAGYSPATGPGGAGGSAGFVGNGGAGGTGGIGAVGGAGGNGGWLYGNGGYGGWGGANAGGVGGNGGAGGIAYLLGNGGYGGAGGLGNDPLLPLGYGGTGGHGGMIWGNQGFSGAGWDGKTISMPTVQTTEPIVNLSVNGQTSGPILVDTGSAGLVMQIKDIGGLPGLLKLGIPHGLNISAYSGGLTYLYASYPTSVDFGNGIVSSPTAVNVVLFSLPTSPFAINAYFTEFLKNPFTTPFDAYFATAGVDGVLGVGPNAVGPGPNIPTQALPGALAQGLQIDMQNQKLTFGPNPDPTPGFSINGSPISTLYVKVGAGPLQAVPSIVDSGGVLGTMPSSVIGGAGSLPAGTDIYVYGDAAGTKELYHYNTSWYTPTVISSGLMNTGYLPFATQPIYISNSPGGVGTTVVNTP, from the coding sequence GTGTCGTTTCTAGCCGTGGCTCCTGACTGGGTCACGTCGGCGGCAGCGGATCTGGAGAACATCGGTTCTGCGCTGGCCGCGGCCAACGCCGCGGCAGCTCTTCCGACCACGGGGGTCGCGGCCGCCGCGGCCGATGAAGTCTCGACCGCGATCGCTTCCCTGTTCGCCGGGTTCGGCCAGGAATATCAGGCCATCAACACCCAGCTCAGCGCGTTCCAGCAGCAGTTCGTGCTGTTGCTCGGCGGCTCGGCCGGCTCGTACGCGACCGCAGAGGCGACGGCCGCGTCCGTGCTCGACCCCGTTTTCGGCATCATCAATACGCCCACGCAGCTGCTGCTGGGACGTCCGCTGATCGGTGACGGAGCGGCGGGCACTGCCGCATCGCCCAACGGCGGGGCCGGCGGGTTGCTGTGGGGCAATGGCGGGGCCGGGTACTCGCCCGCGACCGGGCCGGGAGGTGCGGGCGGTTCGGCCGGATTCGTCGGCAACGGCGGCGCGGGAGGCACCGGCGGGATCGGCGCAGTCGGTGGCGCCGGTGGCAACGGCGGCTGGTTGTACGGGAATGGCGGCTACGGCGGCTGGGGCGGTGCAAACGCCGGGGGCGTCGGCGGAAACGGCGGTGCCGGCGGAATTGCCTATTTGCTGGGCAATGGTGGCTACGGCGGCGCGGGCGGCCTTGGCAACGATCCGCTACTGCCTCTCGGCTACGGCGGGACCGGCGGCCACGGCGGCATGATCTGGGGCAATCAGGGCTTCAGCGGCGCGGGCTGGGACGGCAAGACGATTTCGATGCCGACCGTCCAAACCACCGAACCGATAGTCAACCTGTCCGTCAACGGCCAAACCAGCGGCCCGATCCTGGTCGACACCGGATCCGCCGGACTGGTCATGCAGATCAAGGACATCGGCGGGCTGCCGGGATTGCTCAAGCTCGGCATCCCGCACGGACTCAACATCAGCGCCTACAGCGGTGGCCTGACCTACCTCTACGCCAGCTACCCCACGTCGGTGGACTTCGGCAACGGCATCGTCAGCTCACCCACCGCAGTAAATGTTGTGCTGTTCTCCCTGCCAACTTCGCCGTTTGCGATCAACGCATACTTCACCGAGTTCTTGAAGAACCCGTTCACGACGCCGTTCGACGCGTATTTCGCGACCGCCGGCGTGGACGGGGTGTTGGGCGTAGGCCCGAACGCGGTCGGCCCAGGCCCGAACATTCCGACCCAGGCTTTGCCGGGCGCGCTGGCCCAGGGCTTGCAGATCGACATGCAGAATCAAAAGTTGACGTTCGGTCCGAACCCGGACCCGACGCCCGGGTTCTCGATCAACGGCTCCCCGATCTCCACGCTGTATGTGAAAGTTGGGGCCGGACCGTTGCAAGCGGTCCCGTCGATTGTCGATTCTGGCGGCGTGCTTGGCACTATGCCGTCTTCCGTGATCGGTGGAGCGGGGAGTCTACCCGCAGGGACAGATATATATGTTTACGGCGACGCCGCCGGTACGAAGGAGCTTTACCACTACAACACGAGTTGGTACACACCGACGGTGATCTCGTCCGGCCTGATGAACACCGGCTACCTGCCATTCGCAACCCAACCCATCTACATCAGCAACTCGCCAGGCGGGGTCGGCACCACAGTCGTCAACACCCCTTAA
- a CDS encoding AAA family ATPase, with translation MLQTIAVRGYRSLRDIVLPLGRLSVVTGANGTGKSSVYRALRLLADCGRGDVIGSLAREGGLESVLWAGPEQLTGARKQGKAQGTTRSRPLSLELGFAADDFGYLVDLGIPQMAGIRSAFSRDPEIKREAIFAGPVLRRATTLVLRTRDFAEVSGDSGFDELSRTLPAYRSVLTEYAHPQALPELAAVRERLRGWRFYDGFRVDAAAPARLPQVGTRTPVLSDDGKDLAAAIQTIIEAGFDDLSRIVADAFDGATLAVDVNNGLFDLQLQQPGMLRPLRAAELSDGTLRFLLWAAALLSPQRPSLMVLNEPETSLHPRLVGPLAALIRIAAEHTQVVVVTHSDALRQLLNDATEIELYKDFGETRITGQSLLTTPPWDWGKR, from the coding sequence ATGTTGCAGACGATCGCCGTGCGCGGTTACCGCTCGCTCCGCGACATCGTGCTGCCACTGGGCCGGCTGTCCGTCGTCACCGGGGCCAACGGCACCGGCAAGTCGTCGGTGTACCGCGCACTGCGCCTGTTGGCCGACTGCGGCCGCGGCGACGTCATCGGCTCGCTGGCGCGAGAGGGTGGTCTGGAATCGGTGCTGTGGGCAGGTCCGGAGCAGCTAACCGGAGCCCGCAAACAGGGAAAAGCCCAGGGCACCACCCGCAGCCGCCCGCTATCGCTCGAACTCGGTTTCGCCGCAGACGATTTCGGTTACCTCGTCGACCTCGGCATCCCGCAGATGGCAGGCATCCGCTCGGCATTCTCCCGCGATCCGGAGATCAAGCGCGAGGCGATCTTCGCCGGTCCGGTCCTACGGCGCGCCACCACCCTGGTACTCCGCACCCGCGACTTCGCCGAAGTCAGTGGCGATTCCGGGTTCGACGAGCTGAGCCGTACGCTGCCGGCCTACCGCAGCGTGCTCACCGAATACGCCCACCCACAAGCACTTCCAGAGCTCGCGGCCGTCCGGGAACGGCTCCGTGGGTGGCGCTTCTACGACGGTTTCCGGGTCGACGCCGCCGCCCCGGCCCGGCTACCGCAAGTCGGCACCCGCACACCGGTGCTCTCCGACGACGGCAAGGATCTGGCCGCCGCGATCCAGACGATCATCGAAGCCGGATTCGACGACTTGAGCCGAATCGTCGCCGACGCATTCGACGGCGCCACCCTCGCCGTCGACGTCAACAACGGTCTGTTCGACCTGCAACTGCAACAGCCCGGCATGCTACGGCCGCTCCGCGCGGCCGAATTGTCAGACGGCACATTGCGATTCCTGTTGTGGGCCGCTGCGCTGCTCAGCCCGCAACGGCCGTCGCTGATGGTGCTGAACGAACCGGAGACCTCGCTGCACCCGAGGCTCGTCGGCCCGTTGGCCGCCCTGATCCGCATCGCGGCCGAGCACACCCAGGTTGTGGTGGTCACCCATTCCGATGCACTTCGGCAGCTTCTCAACGACGCTACCGAGATCGAGCTCTACAAAGATTTCGGCGAGACCCGGATCACCGGACAGAGTTTGCTGACGACACCGCCGTGGGACTGGGGCAAACGCTGA
- a CDS encoding TetR family transcriptional regulator, producing MGNHLGLRERRRRQTSADIRGAAVRLAQARGWDKVTIEEICVQAGISTRTFFNYFPNKEAAIAYGPSDLPPELAEEFVAAGPAPLSVVLADLITLAAHHLRDMPPQREQAVCMLDLAKTTPAVLAAFLADLERFQTQLTDIVAKRQGMPSDDEIPALISALALTAVRSGIERWSSSEPEDADDTPMPYVERAAALVNSIFSK from the coding sequence ATGGGCAATCACTTGGGCCTTCGCGAGCGCCGCCGCCGGCAGACCAGCGCGGACATCCGCGGGGCCGCCGTGCGCCTGGCGCAAGCACGCGGTTGGGACAAAGTCACCATCGAGGAGATCTGCGTCCAGGCCGGCATCTCGACCCGCACGTTCTTCAACTACTTCCCGAACAAGGAAGCGGCGATCGCCTACGGCCCCTCGGACCTACCACCAGAGCTGGCCGAGGAGTTCGTCGCCGCCGGCCCCGCACCGCTCTCGGTTGTCCTGGCGGATCTGATCACCCTGGCCGCCCACCATCTGCGCGACATGCCGCCGCAGCGCGAGCAGGCCGTGTGCATGCTGGACCTGGCCAAAACCACCCCCGCGGTGCTGGCGGCGTTCCTGGCCGACCTGGAGCGCTTCCAGACCCAGCTGACCGACATCGTCGCCAAACGCCAGGGCATGCCGTCCGATGACGAGATCCCGGCGCTGATCTCCGCGCTGGCACTGACGGCGGTCCGTTCGGGCATCGAGCGCTGGTCCAGCAGCGAACCGGAGGACGCGGACGACACGCCGATGCCCTACGTCGAGCGGGCCGCAGCGCTGGTCAACAGCATTTTCAGCAAGTAA
- a CDS encoding MmpS family transport accessory protein, which translates to MAKMVRNAWLPLLIVAVVAIGGFTVHRVKSYFTAENADTLTSPKVDDSKPFKPKVVKYEIFGSAASANVNYLDLSAEPRRLDDAPLPWTLVLSTTAPSVFPNISAQSDGDYLGCRITVDDEIKDEKISNGVHALTSCLVKSA; encoded by the coding sequence ATGGCGAAGATGGTGCGCAACGCCTGGTTGCCGCTGTTGATCGTGGCCGTGGTCGCGATCGGCGGGTTCACCGTGCACCGGGTCAAGTCGTATTTCACCGCGGAGAACGCGGACACGTTGACCAGCCCGAAGGTGGACGACTCAAAACCGTTCAAGCCCAAGGTCGTCAAGTACGAGATCTTCGGTTCGGCGGCAAGCGCCAACGTGAACTACCTGGATCTCAGTGCGGAGCCGCGGCGCCTGGACGACGCGCCGCTGCCCTGGACCCTGGTCCTGAGCACCACCGCCCCCTCAGTTTTCCCCAACATCTCGGCGCAGAGCGACGGTGACTACCTCGGCTGCCGCATCACCGTCGACGACGAAATCAAGGACGAGAAAATTTCAAACGGCGTGCACGCTTTGACCTCCTGCCTGGTGAAATCAGCATGA
- a CDS encoding RND family transporter, giving the protein MSTTLEDRRPDNFDTAPIPKHAARPAIPRFLRKFAVPVIIGWIALIAVLNTVVPQLDEVGKLRSVSMSPDDAQSVIATKRVGEVFKEYKSNSSVMIVLEGQNALGADAHAYYDQIVRKLEADKQHVEHVQDFWSDPLTGAGAQSNDGKAAYVQVYLVGNMGETKANDSVEAVQHIVDSAKPPNGVKAYVTGPSALEADQHLAGDRSLQLITMATFVVIIAMLLLVYRSIVTVLLTLGMVVFELAAARGVVAFLGYHEIIGLSTFATNLLVTLAIAAATDYAIFLIGRYQEARAVGESREDAYYTMFHGTAHVVLGSGMTIAGATFCLHFTNLPYFQTLGVPLAIGMVVVVLAALTLGPAVISVATRFRQTLEPKRAQRIRGWRKIGAAVVRWPGPILVMTIGIALVGLLTLPGYRTNYNDRNYLPADLPANAGYAAADRHFSKARMNPELLMIESDHDLRNSADFLVIDKIAKAIFRVPGISRVQAITRPEGKPIEHTSIPFQISMQGVSQQMTQKYQEDQIADMLKQSDEMQTTINSMEQMQSITTQMAADMHQMVGKMHSMTIDVAELRDHMADFEDFFRPIRSYFYWEKHCYDIPVCFSLRSVFDALDGIDTMTDDIQSLLPIMDHLDTLMPKMVALMPEMIQNMKNMKTMMLTMYSTQKGMLEQQQRAQRDSSAMGRAFDASRNDDSFYLPPETFDNPEFKKGMKNFISPDGHAVRFIISHDGDPMSAEGISHIDAIKKATYEALKGTPMEGSKILLGGTAATFKDMQEGSNYDLLIAGIASMCLIFIIMLILTRSVVASAVIVGTVLLSLGASFGLSVLIWQHLIGIELHWMVLAMSVIILLAVGADYNLLLVSRFKEEIHAGLNTGIIRAMGGTGSVVTSAGLVFAFTMMTMAVSELIVIGQVGTTIGLGLLFDTLIVRSLMTPSIAALLGKWFWWPQRVRQRPVASPWPKPSEQPAERDSLTSV; this is encoded by the coding sequence ATGAGCACCACCCTCGAAGACAGACGGCCGGACAACTTCGACACCGCTCCCATCCCCAAACACGCGGCGCGTCCGGCGATTCCGCGGTTCCTGCGCAAGTTCGCGGTGCCCGTCATCATCGGCTGGATCGCGCTGATCGCCGTCCTCAACACCGTGGTCCCACAGCTCGACGAGGTCGGCAAGCTGCGCTCGGTCTCGATGAGCCCCGACGACGCACAGTCGGTGATCGCCACCAAGCGTGTCGGCGAGGTGTTCAAGGAGTACAAGTCCAACAGCTCGGTGATGATCGTGCTGGAGGGCCAGAACGCGCTCGGCGCCGACGCACACGCGTACTACGACCAGATCGTCCGCAAACTCGAGGCCGACAAGCAGCACGTCGAGCACGTTCAGGACTTCTGGAGCGACCCGCTCACCGGGGCCGGTGCGCAGAGCAACGATGGCAAGGCCGCCTACGTGCAGGTCTATCTCGTCGGGAACATGGGTGAGACGAAGGCCAATGACTCGGTCGAGGCCGTTCAGCACATCGTCGACAGCGCCAAGCCGCCCAACGGGGTCAAGGCCTACGTCACCGGCCCCTCAGCCCTGGAAGCCGACCAGCACCTGGCCGGAGACCGCAGCCTGCAGCTGATCACGATGGCAACGTTCGTCGTGATCATCGCGATGCTGCTGTTGGTCTACCGGTCGATCGTCACGGTGCTGCTCACGCTCGGCATGGTGGTGTTCGAGCTGGCGGCCGCCCGGGGTGTGGTCGCGTTCCTCGGCTACCACGAGATCATCGGGCTCTCCACGTTCGCGACCAACCTGCTGGTCACCCTGGCCATCGCGGCCGCGACCGACTACGCGATCTTCCTGATCGGCCGATATCAGGAAGCCAGAGCCGTCGGCGAATCGCGAGAAGACGCGTACTACACCATGTTCCACGGCACGGCGCACGTCGTGCTCGGATCCGGCATGACCATCGCCGGCGCCACCTTCTGCCTGCACTTCACCAACCTGCCCTACTTCCAGACACTCGGCGTCCCGCTGGCCATCGGCATGGTCGTGGTGGTGCTCGCGGCCCTGACGCTCGGGCCCGCGGTCATCTCGGTGGCCACCCGCTTCCGCCAGACCCTGGAGCCCAAGCGCGCCCAGCGAATTCGCGGCTGGCGCAAGATCGGCGCCGCCGTCGTGCGCTGGCCCGGACCGATCCTGGTCATGACGATCGGCATCGCCCTGGTCGGTCTGTTGACGCTGCCCGGCTACCGGACCAACTACAACGACCGCAACTACCTGCCCGCCGACCTGCCGGCCAACGCCGGTTACGCGGCCGCGGACCGGCACTTCTCCAAGGCGCGGATGAACCCTGAGTTGCTGATGATCGAAAGCGATCACGACCTGCGCAACTCCGCCGACTTCCTGGTCATCGACAAGATCGCCAAGGCCATCTTCCGGGTGCCCGGAATCAGTCGGGTGCAGGCCATCACCCGGCCCGAGGGCAAGCCGATCGAGCACACGTCGATCCCGTTCCAGATCAGCATGCAGGGCGTCTCGCAGCAGATGACGCAGAAGTATCAGGAAGATCAGATCGCCGACATGCTCAAGCAGTCGGATGAGATGCAGACGACCATCAACAGCATGGAGCAGATGCAGAGCATCACCACGCAGATGGCCGCCGACATGCACCAGATGGTCGGCAAGATGCACTCGATGACGATCGATGTCGCCGAATTGCGGGACCACATGGCCGATTTCGAGGACTTCTTCCGGCCGATCCGCTCCTACTTCTACTGGGAGAAGCACTGCTACGACATACCGGTGTGCTTCTCGCTGCGGTCGGTGTTCGATGCCCTCGACGGCATCGACACCATGACCGACGACATCCAGAGCCTGCTGCCAATCATGGATCACCTCGACACATTGATGCCGAAGATGGTGGCGCTGATGCCCGAGATGATCCAGAACATGAAGAACATGAAAACCATGATGCTGACCATGTATTCGACCCAGAAGGGCATGCTGGAGCAGCAACAGCGGGCGCAGCGCGACTCCTCGGCCATGGGCCGGGCGTTCGACGCGTCCCGCAACGACGACTCGTTCTACCTACCGCCGGAGACGTTCGACAACCCCGAGTTCAAGAAGGGGATGAAGAACTTCATCTCCCCCGACGGCCACGCCGTGCGCTTCATCATCAGCCACGACGGTGATCCGATGTCCGCGGAGGGCATTTCGCACATCGACGCGATCAAGAAGGCCACCTACGAGGCGCTGAAGGGCACCCCGATGGAGGGCTCCAAGATCCTCCTCGGTGGCACGGCGGCCACCTTCAAGGACATGCAGGAGGGCAGCAACTACGACCTGCTGATCGCCGGAATCGCGTCCATGTGCCTGATTTTCATCATCATGCTGATCCTGACCCGCAGCGTGGTCGCGTCCGCAGTGATCGTGGGAACGGTATTGCTTTCGCTGGGTGCATCTTTCGGGCTTTCGGTGCTCATCTGGCAACACCTGATCGGCATCGAACTGCACTGGATGGTGCTGGCGATGTCGGTCATCATCCTGCTGGCGGTCGGCGCGGACTACAACCTGCTGCTGGTGTCCCGGTTCAAGGAGGAGATCCATGCCGGCCTGAACACCGGCATCATCCGGGCCATGGGTGGCACCGGGTCAGTGGTGACCTCTGCCGGACTGGTGTTCGCCTTCACGATGATGACGATGGCGGTCAGCGAGCTGATCGTGATCGGCCAGGTGGGCACCACGATCGGTCTGGGTCTGTTGTTCGACACGCTGATCGTGCGGTCGTTGATGACGCCGTCGATCGCCGCGCTGCTGGGCAAGTGGTTCTGGTGGCCGCAGCGCGTGCGGCAGCGCCCGGTCGCCTCCCCCTGGCCGAAGCCCAGCGAGCAACCGGCGGAGAGGGATTCACTGACGTCGGTCTAA